The window TGTCCACAAGGTTTCCCCAACGGCAACCGTGGCATCGCCGCCTCACGATGCGCCGCCACCCGCGGCAATAGCCTTCTCGACGGCGGGCAGGATGCGCTCGACCATCACGTCGACACCCTTAGGGTTGGGATGCAGGCCGTCCCCCAACTGCAGATCCGGGTGGCCGGCGACGCCGTCGAGAAAGAACGGATAGAGCGGCACATCGTATTTGGCGGCAAGCTTTGGATAGATTGCGTCGAACGCCTTCTCGTAGTCGGAGCCGAGATTGGGCGCGGCGCGCATGCCCGCCAGCAGTACGGCAATCTTGCGCGCTTTCAGCTTCGCCAGCATGGCGTCGAGGTTTTTTTCGGGGATGCCGGGCGAAACGCCGCGCAGCATGTCATTGGCGCCGAGCTCCAGGATGACGAGGTCCGTGCCATCCGGCACCGACCAGTCGAGCCGCGCCAGGCCGCCGCTGGTTGTGTCGCCGGAGACGCCGGCATTGGCGACGACCACGTCATGGCCCTTCGCCTGCAGCGCCTCCTGCAGCCTGTCGATGAAACCCTGGCCGGGGCCGAGACTGAAACCCGCCATCAAGCTGTCGCCGAAGCCGACGATCTTGAAGGTCTCGGCCAGCGCCGACGAATTGGCGCTGCAAACGGCCAGGAAAAGAACGAGGGCTGCGACAATGCTGTGTTTGAAAGCCATGCGGCGGGCCCCATATGACAAAAAACAAACCCCGGGCAGAGACACGAGTCGTCTCCTTTTCCACATATAGGGCGCTTTAATTGTGACAGAAGCCGTCATCGCGCTGAGGGACGTATCGCTGACGCTCGGCGAGGGCGCCTCCTCCGTCCACGTCCTGAAAGGCGTCAGCCTCGATGTGGCGGCCGGCGAGGCGACCGGCATTGTCGGTCCGTCGGGCTCCGGCAAGTCCACCTTGCTGATGGTTCTGGCCGGGCTGGAGCGGGTCGATTCCGGAACAGTGCGGATTGCCGGCGAATTGCTTGACGGCAAAAGCGAGGATGAAATTGCATCGTTTCGGGGGCGAAACATCGGCATCGTCTTCCAGTCCTTCCACCTCATTCCCAACATGACGGCGCTCGAAAACGTCGCGGTGCCGCTGGAGCTGGCCGGTCATGCCGATCCGTTCGGAGTGGCGGCGCGGGAACTGGCGGCGGTCGGCTTGAGCGATCGCGTGACGCACTATCCCGGCGAACTATCCGGCGGCGAGCAGCAGCGTGTGGCGATCGCGCGGGCGTTGGCGCCCTCGCCACGCATCCTGATCGCCGACGAGCCGACCGGCAATCTCGACCAGGCGACGGGAAAACAGATTGCCGACCTTCTGTTCGCCAAGGCGGCCGAGCGCGGCATGACGCTAGTGCTGGTCACGCATGATGCCGCCCTTGCCGGCCGTTGCGCGCGCCAGGTGTCGATGCGCTCGGGGCGGATCGAGGATGCGCCGAGGGCGGTGAAGGTGCCAGCCTGATGCAGCGCACATTGAGGCTCGCCCTTCGCTTCTCGCTGCGCGAGATGCGCGGCGGCCTGTCCGGGTTTTTCATCTTCCTGGCCTGCATCGCGCTCGGCGTTGCGGCGATTGGCGGCGTCAATTCGGTGGCGCAGGCGATCACCGCCGGTGTCGCCAACCAGGGCCAGACGCTGCTCGGCGGCGACCTGCGCTTCCAGATCAACCAGCGCAGCGCTTCCGCTGCAGAGCTCGACTTCATAAAGAGCCTCGGCGCGGTCTCGTTGAATTCCAGCATGCGCTCGATGGCGCGGCTCGAAGACGGCTCAGACCAGGCGCTGGTCGAAGCCAAGGCGGTCGACGACGCCTATCCGCTCTACGGCGCGCTCGAGACCGAGCCGAAATTGTCCAAAGAGCAACTGTTCGGCGAAAAGTCCGGCGTCTTCGGCGCCGCCGCGCCGGAGCTTTTGTTCGACCGGCTCAATCTTCATATCGGCGACCGGCTGAAGCTCGGCAGCGCCACTTTCGAGTTGAGGGCGAGGCTGATCAGCGAACCCGACGCGGTGTCGGACGGTTTCGGCTTCGCGCCGCGGCTGATGATCTCGAACCAGGGGCTTGCCGCGTCCGGCCTGGTGCAGTTGGGCAGCCTGGTCGAGAACGCCTACAAGGTGCGGCTGCCCGACGGCACGACGGAGGCGCGGATCAAACAGATCCAGGACCAGGCGGCAAAGGATTTCCCGCAGGCCGGCTGGTCGATCCGCACGCGCAGCAACGCAGCACCCGCGCTCTCCTCCAACATCGAGCGCTTCTCGCAGTTCCTGACGCTGGTCGGGCTGACCGCGCTGGTGGTCGGCGGCGTCGGCGTGGCGAACGCCGTGCGCGCCTATCTCGACGGCAAGCGCGCCGTCATCGCCACCTTCAAGAGCCTCGGCGCGTCGGGCGGCTTCGTCTTCACCGTCTATCTCGTGCAGATCCTCTTGATTGCCTGCCTCGGCATCGTGCTCGGGCTGATCCTGGGTGCGGCGATGCCGTTCGTGGCAAGCGCGCTGCTGCAATCGGTCATCCCGGTGCCGGCGCAGGGCGGCTTCTATCCCGGGGCACTGGCCATGGCGGCGCTGTTCGGGCTGCTGGTGACGCTGGCCTTCGCGCTGTTGCCGCTCGGGCGCGCCCGCGACGTGCCGGCGACGGCGCTGTTTCGCGAAATGGGCTTTGAGAGCCGCGGCCTGCCGCGCCTGCCCTATGCCGGCGCCGCGCTGGCGATCGTGGCAGTGCTGGCGGCGCTGGCCATCCTTTCGGCAGATGACCACCGCATCGCCTCGATCTTCGTCGGCGCCACGGTCTTTGCCTTCCTGGTGCTGCGTCTGGTCGCGGCGCTGGTGCAGTGGGCGGCAAGGCGAAGCCCGCGCGTCGGTTCGGTGCCGCTGCGGCTGGCGCTCGGCAACATCCATCGGCCGGGCGCGCTGACGCCGTCGGTGGTGCTGTCGCTGGGGCTCGGGCTGACGCTTTTGGTGACGCTGGCGCTGATCGACGGCAACCTCAGACGGCAGATTTCCGGTAGCCTGCCGGAGCGGGCGCCGAACTTCTTCTTCGTCGACATCCAGAGCAGCGACGTCGATGCCTTCGCGGCTTTGGTCAACCAGCAATCGCCTCAGGGAACGCTGGTCAAGGTGCCGATGCTGCGCGGCCGGATCATGGCGCTGAACGGCGTCGCCGTCGACAAGGTGAAAGTACCGGCGGAAGGCGCCTGGGTGCTGCGCGGCGACCGCGGCCTGACCTATGACGCAAAGCAGCCGCAGAATGCCACGCTTACCGAAGGCACGTGGTGGCCCGAAAATTATACCGGCGAGCCGCTGGTGTCGTTCTCGGCCGAAGAAGGCAAGGCGATCGGGCTGAAGCTCGGCGACACCGTCACCGTCAATGTGCTTGGCCGCAACGTGACGGCCAGAATAGCCAATTTCCGGCAGGTAGAGTGGGAAACCATGGGCATCAATTTCGTCATGGTGTTCTCGCCCAACACGTTCGCTGGGGCGCCGCATGGCTGGCTGGCGACGCTGACCGACAAAAGCGCCACCACGGCCGGCGATGCCCGGCTGCTCAACGCCGTCACCCGCGCTTTCCCCGCGGTGACGACGGTCCGGGTCAAGGACGCGCTCGACATCATCAACCGGCTGGTGGCGCAATTGGGCACGGCGATCCGCGCCGCCGCCGGCGTGGCGCTTATCGCCTCGGTGCTGGTGCTCTCCGGCGCGCTCGCCGCCGGCAACCGGGCCCGCATCCACGATGCCGTGGTGCTGAAGACGCTCGGCGCGACGAGGCGAACGCTGATCGCGGCCTTCTCGCTGGAATATGCGCTGATCGGCCTGGCCACGGCAATCTTCGCGCTGGCGGCGGGCGGCGTGGCTGCATGGTTCGTCGTCGCGCATATCATGACGCTGCCGTCGCATTTCATGCCGCAGGTGGCGGTGACAACGATCCTGGTTTCGCTGGCGGTCACGGTCGGCATCGGCCTTGCCGGCACCTGGCGGGTGCTCGGCCACAAGGCGGCGCCGGTGCTGCGCAATCTCTGATCCGGCAAGGCCTGGAGGGCCTGCTGCCTGGTTAAATCTTTGTAAGATTGCCGCCGCAAAAGGCCGGCGAACCGGCCTTTTGCGTTCTCACCAAGCGTGACGCCCGGTTACGGTCTTGTTCTTGTCGCCAATAACCATCATATTTCGCGCAGGCATGCTGGAGCCCCGCCAGCGGCGCCTGGTCCAAAAGACCTGTCACCGGACGGGGCAGAAGCAACAGAGGATTTCCAATGGCTGATCCCATTCGCAACTACCAGACGTCCGCCGCCCCCGGCGCGCGCGTCGATATCGATCAGGGCCTGCGGGCCTATATGATCAAGGTCTACAACCTGATGGGGCTTGGCCTGCTCATCACAGGTCTGGCCGCGGTCGGCACGATCATGCTG is drawn from Mesorhizobium sp. B1-1-8 and contains these coding sequences:
- a CDS encoding arylesterase, translating into MAFKHSIVAALVLFLAVCSANSSALAETFKIVGFGDSLMAGFSLGPGQGFIDRLQEALQAKGHDVVVANAGVSGDTTSGGLARLDWSVPDGTDLVILELGANDMLRGVSPGIPEKNLDAMLAKLKARKIAVLLAGMRAAPNLGSDYEKAFDAIYPKLAAKYDVPLYPFFLDGVAGHPDLQLGDGLHPNPKGVDVMVERILPAVEKAIAAGGGAS
- a CDS encoding ABC transporter ATP-binding protein — its product is MTEAVIALRDVSLTLGEGASSVHVLKGVSLDVAAGEATGIVGPSGSGKSTLLMVLAGLERVDSGTVRIAGELLDGKSEDEIASFRGRNIGIVFQSFHLIPNMTALENVAVPLELAGHADPFGVAARELAAVGLSDRVTHYPGELSGGEQQRVAIARALAPSPRILIADEPTGNLDQATGKQIADLLFAKAAERGMTLVLVTHDAALAGRCARQVSMRSGRIEDAPRAVKVPA
- a CDS encoding ABC transporter permease encodes the protein MQRTLRLALRFSLREMRGGLSGFFIFLACIALGVAAIGGVNSVAQAITAGVANQGQTLLGGDLRFQINQRSASAAELDFIKSLGAVSLNSSMRSMARLEDGSDQALVEAKAVDDAYPLYGALETEPKLSKEQLFGEKSGVFGAAAPELLFDRLNLHIGDRLKLGSATFELRARLISEPDAVSDGFGFAPRLMISNQGLAASGLVQLGSLVENAYKVRLPDGTTEARIKQIQDQAAKDFPQAGWSIRTRSNAAPALSSNIERFSQFLTLVGLTALVVGGVGVANAVRAYLDGKRAVIATFKSLGASGGFVFTVYLVQILLIACLGIVLGLILGAAMPFVASALLQSVIPVPAQGGFYPGALAMAALFGLLVTLAFALLPLGRARDVPATALFREMGFESRGLPRLPYAGAALAIVAVLAALAILSADDHRIASIFVGATVFAFLVLRLVAALVQWAARRSPRVGSVPLRLALGNIHRPGALTPSVVLSLGLGLTLLVTLALIDGNLRRQISGSLPERAPNFFFVDIQSSDVDAFAALVNQQSPQGTLVKVPMLRGRIMALNGVAVDKVKVPAEGAWVLRGDRGLTYDAKQPQNATLTEGTWWPENYTGEPLVSFSAEEGKAIGLKLGDTVTVNVLGRNVTARIANFRQVEWETMGINFVMVFSPNTFAGAPHGWLATLTDKSATTAGDARLLNAVTRAFPAVTTVRVKDALDIINRLVAQLGTAIRAAAGVALIASVLVLSGALAAGNRARIHDAVVLKTLGATRRTLIAAFSLEYALIGLATAIFALAAGGVAAWFVVAHIMTLPSHFMPQVAVTTILVSLAVTVGIGLAGTWRVLGHKAAPVLRNL